GATGGCTAAAGATGAGGTTGTTGTGATTTGGCTCCAGACGTAGCTTTCGTGTTGGCTACCAGCTTCAAGACGGTGAGAACGGTTCACTCTTGGTTGGATGCACCGACAGCCCACCAGGTCAACAGGGGGATAAGAAAAATGCAGATGAATGACGGATGGTATTTTTTGCATGGAATgctcctccccccaaccccactcTTGTTCTTAAAATATCTGTGCTTCTCAACTACTTTTTTTCATTCGTCTTGTTCTTACTGACCTCCTTATCTTAAGTGTTGTGTGATTTTGAACCGAAGCTGCACTTTATTCGCCATTGCTTTAGCTGAACCGAATGCCGGGCTATAACCCCATGTTTGCATGCACTCGAAACCTCCCAGGCAGAGCTTACTAGAAGGTGGCGGGGAATGCTGTAGCTGCTGCAATTGTGCATGCCACAAATGACTCCTAACTTGTTTAACCGCCCACATGCCTTTCCTACCTATCGCCGAGCTACCTAACCACACACCACCTACCGGTTGTTCTTGTGCCAAAGTCTGATTCTGTACCTGTGCTTTCTTATGCTCAGAAAATGTGCCCATTGTACAGAGGCTTTCCTGTATTTTACATCTAGTACTATGGTATGGTGTAGATACTGGTTTTGTCCTGCTAAGAAAGCAGTATGAAATGTAGTAAGGTCATTCAACTTAACGTCAGTATTTTAAACTGCAATTCAAATGTGCTCAAGAAAAAGTTATAGCCAGCGCATAGCTGTTAAGCCGTTTCTCGATGACTTCCTTGTTGTACCATTACCCAGCCGGTAGTCATTGCCTAACAGACTTTACAGGTTAACTTTATCTCGTATGTGACGCATCACGTAAGACTGCTGGACGGTTTGATCCCCAGTGCCTTAACCTTCCTGTATTTTCAATGATTGCAAGAGTTTTGGGATGTAATGTCTTAATGTTTAAATATAAACTGGATAGATCTCTGGCACATGCAGTGCATATTGAGTTAAAGTACGTCACCACTCTAATTAGTAATTAGGTAAAAACATGAAGCAGTGTAAATAAAGAAGGCCATACTGTCACTGGACACTCGTCAATGTCACAACAACCTCGGCCCAGAAATACCAGTTTTGTTCTGTGCGTTACAAAGTTTGAATTGGCAACCTATTGGTATAATTGAGGTGTTCAAATTACTTGGATATGTTTTCCTTCTTCGTTGGACCTGTTGTATttagtctttttcttttttgtcaaATGTCAGTGTTGTTAGTTAATGTATTACGTTTCTCTGTGTTTGATACAGACAATGCCCAACAGACCACCATAGAGTATGTACTCTTTTGATATCATAGGATAATATCAAAGAGACACATTGAGATCCTTTTTAAATGAAGATCATACAAATTTGAGTTTAGTAATGATCCTTTCCTTAAATGTTCATTGTTTTATATTACAGATCTCTactatttaaattgtattttaagCGGTACAATTAGAGTTTTTCTAATTTAACCATTAATACATTCAactaattaaaatgttgacataATGACAATAGTAAAAGTTTCCCACCTCCACGAGTGACTATTAAACGCATGCTCTTTACATCTTGGCTTTTCTGTACTGCTTCCAACCTTAGTGAAGTCTTCTttcttctttatatatatatatatatataatatctgtCAGTCTTCTGTCCTGTCTTCTGTGGTGTCTCTATTGCTAATACGACCTTTAACACGCATAATCTTCTCTTCCAATTCTTCATGCAAAAATTACCAAACCTTAGCGTGGGTTATTATGGCCATAATAATCTGTCTTAACAAAGCAAAATTAAAGAAAAAGGTTTAGAGAAACCAGGGTCAGTAACCTAAGGGAGGTGGGCGGGAGGTAGGCATCCCTTGTTCCTGTCTTGTCTGCGGTTATTGCTGTTGTGCTGCAACCGTGAGGATACCTAGGATGCCCAGTCACAGTATGGACTTACCAGTACCTAGAGGTACTAGCATACTcatgctagagagagagagagacagaggcaaagTGTGTGTCCTAACCTTTATATAGAGTCCATACCAAGACGACTCTTGTGTGTTGCATTATAGTAAGTATTGTGTCGGTGACCTGCTCTTTCTTTCGGTCCTTGGAAGGTAAGTCACGGTCTCTGGTCTAGTCGGTCTGTCGATACATAGGAGGTAGAAGTAATATGACCTGAAGGTGTAACCAGAAAACACTAGGGATCAAAGCTACTTGGATTAAGGTCTGGGTTTCCCAAATATCAATGCACCCTCTCATAGATGGACAAATAAACAAGGAAGAGTTTGGAATCTTAATGTTCGGCAATGCACACATAATGTGTGGGTTTGTTGCTTCTATAGTTCATCATTACCGATACTTTTAACACGTGTGTCCAGCTAAACACTGTCTAGGGCAACTGTATAAACGAGAATACAGATGATCACATATGGAAACCGGGACCTGATCCTTTAGTAATGTGAACCTGAAATCCAACCGtattgttttagttttatttgaCTGCATGGCTGTATATTGCCCTTTCATTCAGTGGCTGGCTGACTGTATGTGTATCAAAGCCTGTGCAGTGTTTTCATTGCTCTGGTGTCGATACTGGTTTACGTAGTTCTAACATAACTGTTGTGATGTACTGGTTTAGATAGTTCTAACATAACTGTCGTGATGCAATGTCGACTATTGTGTTGATGGGAACTTTTCGTATTAACATTCAGTATGAACCCAGATAAACTGTAGATACATTTAACAACGCATGTTTTTCTTGTGTTGGTCTGTAAAAAAACGTTTGTGTCCCAAACGACTGAGCTGAGACCTAAAAATAATTGCTCTATATCTGGAGAGGCCTTCAACTATTTTTAAAGCAGCCATGATTGAACCTTCCCCCACCCTAAGAATCCcaagatgttttttttaataaaatgacGTAGATGTTATCTATTTCAGTTAAGGGGACAATTACATGTCCGTCCATGTATGGGcaacattcaaataaatatataacccATTGGCTAAATTGTGAAACTGACAAGCTGTTAAAAGCTCGATTTGGATGGTTCTTTACTAATCTGTGCCACCTTGGTAGAGGATCGTTCAACCTCGATCAGTTCCCAGAGACTCAGCGACATGTGCCTTTCTTTATCCCCCTCCCCTTTGGTGGTCTCCCTCTTAACCTTGTCCTTCCAGGGCCAGGGAACGCTGCCTTACTTTGCTAACTTCCGGCTGCTCGCGGAGTTCTCCACCCCGTGTGTCAATCAGCGGTAGGTCACCTTTAACCCTCAACCTGGCATAGACCCTTTTCTTTTACAGAGGTGTGTCATGGTAGGAGACAAACATAGGTGTACCGCACTCATTTAGGAGTCTGATCCATTTAGGAATGGGGCCGGTCACCTCTCTCTAGTGTGGTGCGCCAGTATAGACGACCCTAGTGAAGATGCCATACGTTTGACAGCACAAATGGAAAGTATCTGATTTGAATGTTGTGGAGCTACACAAGTGTTTATCGTGCCATGACACCTCTGTGGAAAAGTTTGGGGGCCTAATTATTATAGCAGGGCCACAGGTGGTAGAGCTGTACATCATTTTGATATGTGCTTCACCGTGTCAAAAATAGTGAGtacaaattaaaattaaaaatgggTCGTAGGAagctatatatttttcaaataattatgtacTCCCAATACAcacccacccaaccacacccctTCACGCTGTTCTCCCCACGTTGTcgttggtccccccccccccccccccagctggttCTTCGAGGTCCTCGGCTACCCTAGGGCCTCACGGTCCAACATGGCCAACGGCGTCGCCATGGCAGCAGTGTTCTTCGCGGTGCGCATCGCCGTCATGCCGGTGTACTACGGCCGCATGTGCGCGGTGTACGGCACGGCGGCCTACTACCTGGTGCCCTGGGGAGGCCGCGTGGCCTGGATCGGCTCCAGCATCTGCCTGGACATCATGAACGTCATGTGGATGCACAAGATCGCCCGCGGATGTAGCCGGGTGCTGCGTGCAGGAAAGCAGGGACAACAGGTTCACGGCCTCAAGCCCCAGCTGCCACACCCGCCACCCCAGGAGAACGGAAAGAAGGACTaacagggagagaggagtaCCGAAAACGAAAAAAATCGGCGACCGATGAAACTGCAAAACTGTCCTGCAAAACTAAGGACCTCCTGTGTTGAAGAGTAAAAGGGGCTGGGCAAGTCTCGCTGAGGTCTCGGAGCAGTGAGTTGTGGTTTGTGCACTTGTGGACGTCATGCACACCAGACAGATTTGAAGCCATGGATGGAACGATAATACCCTGCACGGCTAATGCTATGGTTGTGTTgatttcttctttcttcttacCCCTGAGGGTGAGGGAAAGCGGAGAAGAACCTTGATGAACATATTTTGTCATGGGAAGGGAAACGTACTTGATAGGCTTCTTGGGGTTTAGGCCCAATCCTTCACTTTACTCTTTCACAGTTGGAAGCTCAGAAAGAATATAGACTCTTTAATGCATTTTATCTTTTGTCACTGTTGATGGGGACCTTGAGGAACAAGTTATTGGGGAATAGTGGTGGAATACAGGATGTACATTTCCTATTGAGGTAAGATTGTGTCTGGTTTCCCGCTATTAAATCCAGCTGTTGTCGCGTCACTGTGGGATTACACTGCAGATATTTTATTGCCATTGCTTTTATTTTAGAGAGGTTGAAGAATTAATCTCAAGTGAAAATACGGACAAAAGGGACGAAGCACACACGTCCCTGTTGAATTATGGACATAGGGTAGGTTAATATTTCAAGAACATTAGGATTATAagtgtatatttattttctatttagacGTTATTTAGACGTCAAATTTTGGATTGTGGATTCTTTTTTAACGGAGACTGATGTGCAATGACCTCATCGGACTGGGCCCTTATTTGCTGGTGGCCCAGTAGCCTGACTGCCATAGGACTTGCCATAAAGGAGCGTGAATGTCAACACGGATTGTACGGAAACAGCGGTAAAGCAGTGGTTACTGCAAAATACTCATCATCCACTCCTTAACATTACGTCACACGTATAATCTCTGATGCCTGTATCTTATGACCatacaaataagaaaaaaatcaaATGAAGTTTATTGGTGGTGCAGATTTACATAGACGACTGTAGTAGACAAAAGGGCTGTACAGTGCAAAGTGGCCAAATGGTGAGCACACAGTGAAGGAAACTAAATAAATCCGACACAACAGGGAAACATAGAATTAAATACCTGGCAACAAGTTTACACATGCACTGAGATACATTGAAATACAAAACTAGTGTGAGTGCTTGCAGGATTTCAAATCAGTTGTAGCTTTTGGGTTTTTGATGCATTTCCGTCCAGTGtatctataatatattataatttggTTTGATTCACAAGCTATTTAGTTACTGTTGGTTTTGAGCCAATCGGATCGGATGCCAAAGGGATGAACATTCAACGTCAAAACTCCTGTTGTTCCTGACGGTGCAATTGATCATTCCCTCTTACCCCGTCTTTCCCTGGGATTTTTGTTCTTATTTTGTATGGATTTATAAGATAATCAAAATGCTGCATTATCATATCCTAAAACTAAACTATTCATTACAGAAGATGCTGACATTTGAGTATGTATTTAttgatgtttgtgttgaatgcaAGAAAAAACGTTTCTGAAATTGACCTAATCTTCCAAATGAAGTATTTATTTAATCTACACATACAACCTCTTTAAACCATCATCAAAAACAGCGGATCCAAGTTTTGAAGTTTGGCCTTGGTATGTAAAGCATAGCCTTTTCTGCCTATATGCCTTTGGTAAAAATAGCAAGGTCCCAAGGTCATCGCAAAGTAAACTGATTTTTACTCCTGATATCTTCTCAGAATCAGGACGATAGTTTTTAACGCTCAATTTATTTTCTGCTGGTGATTTTCGCCGTTGTTTGCCAATGTCTATAAGAGGGacgttttattatttattgaagCCGGGCATATAAACCACGTCAAcgattgttttaaaaaaaaaaaaaacatgggcaAGCCTTTTACTATTACAGCTGGAAGTACTTCAAGAGGGGGTTTACCCCACAACGTTATCAAACTTCTGTTTAGCAACGAGAATCTGAGATAACATGTCACCATGCCAACCTCATGGAGATTTGCACATGACAGTGCCAAAACTCTGCCATCATTTTCCTTGTTGTTCCATTGTTTCTGAAGTTCTCATTCGCTGTTGCTTTCATGCATTGAAGTCCCCTTACAAACTAAAGCAGAGGCTTGGCTTGAGTTTGGCTTGGCAAAACATAGTGAACGATCACCTGATGAAGAAAATGGGTTTTGGGAGTAGAAAGGGATTAATGATGTTGAATGATtgtaaatgaatgaatgtctaAAAGTGGCTGTGTCTGCTCTGGGTTTGATATTATTGGGAGATAATATGTCTGTTAAAGGCTCTCCAAGTACATAAAATACCAGTGGTTTCTGTATGCAAGGTTATGCATGGCATATGGTCGTCATGCACCCTCTATTACTGCATGTGGTATTGCATGATGGGGTATTGCACAGTTAACCAGACAAAACGCGTGTTGGCAAGCTGTATGTCGTTTggcctatatatttttgtaatctttttgtgtttatttttgccgAGGTACATGTACAGATGGCGTCTGACCTGAAGCATATCCTTGTGCCACCTAATGTACGCCACAGTTGGTGACGATGCCGATAGAGTGAAAATCTATCCAGCACATGGACAGCCTGTGGTGGGATATGATACTTGAAATCGAATCAGCAAAGTTGATAACAATCTGGGCTCTGCAAATAAAAAACTGAATATAATAAAGTATTTCATCGTTTTGTTGCCTTTTTTTGCTTTgacgtaggcctatttattcGGCTGATataaagggcttttcacacGTGAAGCCAATTATAAACCGCTTAATGTTTTGTTACATTCTTTGTCCAGTgaccatgttacacatatattgtggtatttataataaataaccaAGTGTATGTGCGGCAGTTGAGCAAAAACACTTTCCTCGATCTTTTATTATAATGCCACCTCAATATTTGGTGATTAAGAGTAAACTGAGGAAAATGTTCAGTTGTGCTGCATATAATTGATTGCTGGATGAAGTAGGTCAACCAGTCCATTGCTTATCAAAAGTTGTGTAGCATAAAATTGTATCAACATTTGTACATCAACCTGGCTATGTATTATGCAGTGAGTTTAATGTCATTTAATTGAATGATCAAATATAAACTAATGTCAATTGTAGTACAGAGGAAATAATGAATAGTATAAGCAGTGAGTAGAAGACAGCTATTGCACACAATCAGGAGTATTATTAGCCATACAGGAGACAAGCAGAAGAAGTGTTATGCAGCCATGCGTTACACCGAGGCTCAGAACACCCGTTTCTTCCCCGAGGGGAGACAAAGGCAGCCATGAGTCAGAGAGGTGTTAGGTTCTGTCGCGGAAAAATGTATCCAAATGATAAGATACAATTATGAACAAATTATATAGCGTTGTTAACATTGTGTCTTTAATTGTGACTACTTAAAAGACATTTGTAAAAAGGATCCTAGCACCAAGAGATAGCTTCCTTTCTCTCACCAATTGAAAGGTGTTAAGTGAGTTGGCAATTGCATTGCGACTGTTGACACGAAGACTGATACTGAGCTCATGCCAATCTCCTGACTTCATAATTGTTAATGTTAGGCCTACCTTGATTTTTGATAACAATAGTTCCATTTTCACCACCAAATGATGGGCAAATCTACCCTTGTTTGAAGAATTTTCTTATGTGCATCAACATACTTTGATTATACGTAAGCCTATTAAATAAATGCAACAGCTGAAACAGGCATTCCATACCCCCCAAGGCGCAACGAAGAGACGACAGCACGCAGTGCTTTTATACTGCCACTAGAGGTCAATGTTGTTTCATTGTATAAAAACTGCATCTGGAAGACTCCCCGTAGATGAAAATCTACAGGTCACGCATCCATTAGCCTACCCAGTTTACGATAACATTTGGATGTAGGTTAATAGCATAGACCTACACAACGACACCTTCAACAATCCTAACGCCCTGACCGAGGCATAGATTAGTAGGACTTGGTTTTTAATAGGTTTGTGGACTGATAATTTGCCGGTTTAGATTTACTGTCATTAATTCATCAATCTGATTAAATACTAATTGTGCAGCAGTGAAGCATACATTTAGCCATTTGTAGCATGTCTAACCTACCAATTAAAGGTAGGCTACTATGTGTACCATTGACACCACGCGTTTGAAATGGGTACTGCGGTCCAAATTCCACCTGTCACCTCGAACACTGACTTGAAGCTTACGTGAGTGGCCAGGTTGAGGGCATTGGACAAATACGAAAGCAAGACAAACCAAGCAGATTCAACTTGAGACTATTACTATGAACGAGCCCTAACTTTAGGTCGATCAGCCAATGTATACGTTttcaatgtatttattgtttacAACAACTCACAAATAAGGCTCAGGTTGCTGCCATCATGAAATCCTTCTGGGCCCtaagctctctccctctctcaaatTAAACTCAAGATGTACACGTGTTTCAGCACGGCTCTTGTGatcagggccgttgcaccaaatcctgggccctgtatacaagaggtactgatgggcccccccccccgtggccgtgtgcgactaCTAACACTATgagctggtggataattcaacagattattattattattatttatatatattttttttaattgccatgggccccccctctgccttgggcccccccacgactacctcactttcccccgcagtccgtcggccctgcttGTGATTATGCTTTTTTGGAAGACAAGGCTTTTCGAGTTGGGTAGAATCTAGAACCACCTCTGTTAGtccagttggggggggggggccttaattaattttgttaattaattaagggcgccaccagaagGCGCCCCCGACACATTTGCCGCACTgggcaatatttttttttttcttcctccatgGGCCCCTGACGCCGTCTGggccccgggcagctgcaccggttgcaccgtcgatatttacgccactggcTACCTATGATAGGATAGTCTGCATAGCGTCCCCTGACAGTGGCGCATCACAGGTAGTCTAATAATCATAGCGCAGAGAAAAGTGCTACATTATCTTTGTGTTGGTAGACAAACTACAATCTCTTTAAACAATGAATTACACAGATACTCACGGTATCAATTAAGACTGTTTTGTATGAAGAATTTTTGTCAAAAATTATTTTTAGGAATAGGATGCTACATTTGTGTTGATTATCCTCATCTCCAAATCATCACTGAAAACAATACATAAAGTGAGGTAGGACTAAGGCCAATGCCCTGTTTATAATGGTATTAAGATTCGCACACTTTGTTGGTAGTTTACGTGTGTATCCTCATAGTAGAATTAAACCGGACCTCTTTGTCCTAGCCTTTGCCCTTAATCTCCAAATATGGAGGTGGGTTAGCCTATAGCATTTCCAGTAACTTTTATTTGtcgtttaaataaataaatctaaaaataaatgaataaatgtaaaatTGGTAGCACAAAGGGCTGACCGCAAACCAAATAAACACGTGGCTTCCAGGTCAGTTATAGATGCGTATGCACGGGTTTAATAACCTTTGTAGGCTATTGGGAATTCGGGGAAAATTtttcaataaatcaatcaaagTTATTTCGAAGAAATCCAATGATTTGGGTGACTGCGGGTTTCCACGAAGGCTATCATAAACGAGCAGGTTAGGAAACGCAACGAAATTACAAGTAGACTACCTTTGCCTGGCTAACCTTTGCCTATTATTATCATCGATTCTAAGAACCACCGATAGTCCCATACTTTGTATTAAATCCACTTTACAAGTCAGAAGATAATAAGCACTCGAGATAAAGCCCTTAGCCGTGCCTTGAGTTATGACCACCCAGGCAATAGGACTTAAAGGGAGTGGTTAGAGATACCTTTATAAATGCCTGACTTTGTCGAAGTCTCCACACAGTTCAGCATTCAGCAACAATGGACCCTCACCTGTCAAGGAACATAGAGGAGAGGCCGGAGCCCTACACCGCAGAAGTCAAAGGTAGCGTCTCCTTTTCCTTTCTTAACGTTGTATTATTGCCTCGTTACATCATTACAGCCTAAACGCGCTCCCGGCGCGTCAATCAATATTTCCTTTTAATTCCGATACGTCACGTGTTGTTCGCCTCTAAGTGTATCTCTGTTTGTGTGGCTCTCTAGGAAGCCTTCCTGATTGGCTTACCGGCACGTTGTTGCGCAATGGCCCCGGAATGTTCACCGTTGGGGAGACTACCTACAACCATTGGTTTGACGGGATGGCTTTAATGCAGAGTTTCACTTTCAAGGATGGTATGTTTCAGTGGCGTCATGATTAAAGGAGACCCCTATGTGATAATGTGTTTTTGGAATGTAATACTACATATTAGTTACTACTCAACTTTCAatgctatttttatttttttttaaaggacaaGTCATATACAGGAGCAGATACCTTCAAGGCGATACATATAATGCAAACATGGCTGCCAAAAGAATCGTTGTGTCTGAAATGGGAACCATGGCATATCCAGATCCAAACAAAAACTTCATAGTCAAGTAAGACTCTTACTTTGCCAGATTTAATGTTACAATCATGTCTTTACCATTACCGGTTACTGACACTTATTATCGGCCTATTTAGCAATGTATTTTAACCTACATtctcatttatttttactttcaTGAAATAGGGCGATTACTTTTTTGAACCACACTGTACCCGACTTCACGGACAACGGTGCAAGTAACTTCATCAGATACGGAAATGAGTACTTTGCCACGTCTGAAACAAATTACATCCGCAAAATTGATCCCTTTACCCTGGTAACTCAGGAAAAGGTAATAATTTCActggcacgcacgcacccacgcacgcacgcatgcacacacacacacacacacacacacacacacacacacacacacacacacacacacacacacacacacacacacacacacacactcacagacggacacacacatcttATTATGGAGGTAAAACAAAGCAACAAATGGAGGGGCAAATACGAGTAGTACATTTCACCAACTCGCCAAACTATCTCATCTTGCTGTGTT
This is a stretch of genomic DNA from Gadus macrocephalus chromosome 23, ASM3116895v1. It encodes these proteins:
- the LOC132452692 gene encoding TLC domain-containing protein 4-B-like, which translates into the protein MDTFSQLILAISVTSFLGFQWLFHRASPWVSTRISPGFDVLSDKQKVEWNSRTVSTLHALLVGLFCLYILFFDDLVNEDPVWGDPTLVKINVAITTGYLISDLLLIFYYWKAIGDKFFVLHHLAALYAYYYVLGQGTLPYFANFRLLAEFSTPCVNQRWFFEVLGYPRASRSNMANGVAMAAVFFAVRIAVMPVYYGRMCAVYGTAAYYLVPWGGRVAWIGSSICLDIMNVMWMHKIARGCSRVLRAGKQGQQVHGLKPQLPHPPPQENGKKD